In a genomic window of Magnolia sinica isolate HGM2019 chromosome 16, MsV1, whole genome shotgun sequence:
- the LOC131229679 gene encoding allene oxide synthase 1, chloroplastic-like: MSSPQNEVQAVQPISNDTSSSRLPIREIPGSYGIPFIGAIKDRLDYYYNQGRDNFFKIRMQKYQSTVFRSNMPPGSFMAKDPRVIVLLDAKSFPILFDVTKVEKRDVLTGTYIPSTSLTGGYRVLAYLDPSEPSHTNIKNLIFFILSTRHGKFIPEFHKSFSTLFDNLEAELSKSGKADFNSLNDVTSFDYLSQAFFGVNPSDTMLGSNGSKIAAKWLLFQLHPLMTLGLPKLLEELLLHTFHLPPFLVKSDYNKLYDFFYKASTKFLDEAEKMGIKRDEACHNILFATIFNAYGGMKLLFPGILKWVSLAGAELHQQLTDEIRSNVKSNDGQVTLAAIEKMPLTKSVVYEALRIEPPVMFQYGKAKKDLIIESHDAAFEIKKGEMIFGFQPFATKDPKIFEDGEEFIGNRFVGEGEKLVKYVVWSNGPETESPTVGNKQCAGKDIVVMMGMLLVIEFFLRYDTFTADIGNLPFGPSVTVKSLTKAV; encoded by the coding sequence ATGTCTTCTCCTCAAAACGAAGTCCAGGCTGTCCAGCCCATCTCCAACGACACCTCATCGTCGAGACTCCCCATCCGTGAAATCCCCGGCAGCTATGGCATTCCTTTCATCGGTGCAATCAAAGACCGTCTCGACTACTACTACAACCAAGGTCGAGACAATTTCTTCAAGATCCGAATGCAGAAATACCAATCAACGGTCTTCCGATCCAACATGCCGCCAGGATCCTTCATGGCCAAGGACCCACGAGTCATCGTCCTCCTCGATGCCAAAAGCTTCCCTATCCTCTTCGACGTTACCAAAGTTGAAAAACGTGACGTCCTCACCGGCACTTACATCCCCTCCACCTCACTCACCGGCGGCTATCGAGTCCTCGCCTACCTCGATCCGTCCGAGCCCAGCCACACCAACatcaaaaatctcattttcttcatactTTCCACCCGTCATGGTAAATTCATACCAGAATTCCACAAAAGCTTCAGCACCCTCTTCGATAATCTCGAAGCCGAGCTTTCTAAGAGTGGGAAAGCCGATTTCAATTCTCTAAATGACGTTACATCATTCGATTACCTTTCCCAGGCTTTTTTTGGAGTAAATCCTTCAGATACAATGCTCGGTTCGAACGGGTCTAAGATCGCTGCAAAATGGCTTTTGTTCCAGCTTCATCCATTGATGACTCTGGGACTGCCGAAGCTTTTGGAGGAACTCCTCCTCCATACATTCCATCTTCCTCCATTCCTCGTGAAATCCGATTACAATAAGCTCTACGATTTCTTCTACAAAGCCTCAACTAAATTTCTAGACGAGGCGGAGAAGATGGGAATTAAAAGAGATGAAGCATGTCATAATATCCTCTTCGCAACGATTTTTAACGCGTACGGCGGGATGAAGTTGTTATTCCCAGGGATATTGAAGTGGGTCTCTCTTGCGGGAGCTGAGCTGCACCAGCAGCTTACAGACGAGATCCGGTCTAACGTTAAATCCAACGACGGGCAGGTAACGTTAGCGGCTATTGAGAAGATGCCGTTAACGAAGTCTGTTGTGTATGAGGCTTTGCGAATCGAACCACCGGTTATGTTCCAGTATGGGAAAGCTAAGAAGGATCTGATTATCGAGAGTCATGATGCGGCATTTGAGATCAAGAAAGGAGAGATGATTTTTGGGTTTCAGCCATTTGCGACGAAAGATCCAAAGATTTTCGAGGATGGTGAGGAGTTTATCGGGAATAGGTTTGTTGGGGagggagagaagttggtgaagTATGTGGTTTGGTCGAATGGACCAGAGACGGAGAGTCCGACGGTGGGAAATAAGCAATGTGCTGGTAAGGATATTGTGGTGATGATGGGGATGCTTTTGGTGATCGAGTTCTTCCTCCGTTACGATACGTTTACGGCCGACATCGGGAATCTGCCGTTCGGGCCATCGGTTACGGTGAAGTCGTTGACGAAGGCAGTCTGA